In one window of Sphingomonas sp. BGYR3 DNA:
- the cysS gene encoding cysteine--tRNA ligase: MTTLRLYNSLTRMVEDFAPLDADKGVRVYSCGPTVYSDPHLGNLRAYVFTDTLARVLRWKGYPLTHVINITDVGHLTSDADAGDDKMEAAAKKRGQSAWDIAAHYTAVFKGNLSDLNIGDPSVWSVATDHIDEMIDFAARIAPAHCYEIDSGLYFDSSTVPDYGRLAGGQDDAGESRIDPVSGKRHPQDFAIWRKTPPGETRQMEWDSPWGRGAPGWHLECSVMSGKYLGFPFDIHTGGIDHREIHHPNEIAQNQAFCGCTAPEGVAAGFTGARFWMHNNFLVDRTGKLSKSKGSVATLEALKAAGVHPLSYRLMCLSAHYRSELEFGAEQVLAAQTRLKRLVMAVHRLRIAQATNTDEFEPLDNYVQGGAEFGTLLESFEKAICDDLNTPRALALLELLVSKQDYPTGRLATLAKYDEALGLRLTTLSREALRVRPADAALTAADIDSRLAERREARAAKDFARSDAIRDELTAAGVEVMDGDPLGWDWRPTL, encoded by the coding sequence ATGACCACGCTTCGCCTCTATAATTCGCTGACCCGCATGGTCGAGGATTTCGCTCCGCTGGATGCGGACAAGGGCGTGCGCGTCTATAGCTGCGGGCCGACGGTCTATTCCGATCCGCATCTGGGCAATCTGCGCGCCTATGTGTTCACCGACACGCTGGCACGCGTGCTGCGGTGGAAGGGGTATCCGCTCACCCATGTCATCAACATCACCGATGTCGGCCATCTGACCAGCGATGCCGATGCGGGCGATGACAAGATGGAGGCGGCGGCGAAAAAGCGCGGGCAATCCGCCTGGGACATCGCGGCGCATTACACCGCGGTGTTCAAAGGAAACCTCAGCGACCTCAACATCGGCGATCCCTCCGTCTGGTCCGTGGCGACGGACCATATCGACGAGATGATCGATTTCGCCGCGCGGATCGCACCGGCCCATTGCTACGAAATCGACAGCGGCCTGTATTTCGACAGCTCCACCGTGCCCGACTATGGACGGCTGGCCGGGGGCCAGGACGATGCCGGGGAAAGCCGCATCGACCCCGTGTCGGGCAAACGGCATCCGCAGGATTTCGCCATCTGGCGCAAGACGCCGCCGGGCGAGACGCGCCAGATGGAATGGGACAGCCCCTGGGGCCGCGGCGCGCCGGGCTGGCACCTCGAATGTTCGGTGATGAGCGGCAAATATCTGGGCTTTCCGTTCGACATCCACACCGGCGGCATCGACCACCGCGAAATCCACCATCCGAACGAGATCGCGCAGAATCAGGCATTTTGCGGCTGCACCGCGCCAGAGGGGGTTGCCGCCGGGTTCACCGGCGCGCGCTTCTGGATGCACAACAATTTCCTGGTCGACCGTACAGGCAAGCTGTCCAAGTCCAAGGGATCAGTCGCGACGCTGGAGGCGCTGAAGGCGGCGGGGGTCCACCCGCTTTCCTATCGCCTGATGTGCCTCAGCGCCCATTATCGCAGCGAGCTTGAGTTCGGCGCGGAACAGGTGCTGGCGGCGCAGACGCGGTTGAAGCGGCTGGTGATGGCGGTTCACCGGCTCCGTATCGCTCAAGCAACTAATACCGACGAATTCGAACCACTGGATAATTACGTACAAGGAGGTGCCGAGTTTGGCACATTGCTGGAAAGTTTTGAAAAAGCTATATGCGATGATCTAAACACCCCACGTGCATTGGCATTGCTAGAATTACTAGTTTCAAAACAAGACTACCCTACTGGCCGCTTAGCTACTCTTGCAAAATATGACGAAGCACTTGGTCTCCGATTAACTACTCTCAGCCGGGAGGCGCTGCGCGTCCGCCCCGCCGATGCCGCGTTGACGGCGGCAGACATCGATTCCCGCCTTGCCGAACGCCGCGAGGCCCGCGCGGCAAAGGACTTTGCCCGGTCCGATGCGATCCGCGACGAGCTGACCGCCGCCGGGGTCGAGGTGATGGACGGCGATCCGCTCGGCTGGGACTGGCGCCCGACGCTTTGA
- a CDS encoding histidine phosphatase family protein, which produces MALAWRGRCYGASDVPLSRQGRADAIALAAVLAERRPDWVVHSGLARTRILAERIARACGCPVAEDRGWRERDFGSWEGQRWTAIYRATGNAMDGMIDAPDRFRPGGGETTFDLADRVALARLRLPDGRGIVVTHGGPIAALIGRDRGAPAADWPALVPPCGGSVVMPGEWRARQDSNLRPQA; this is translated from the coding sequence GTGGCGCTGGCATGGCGCGGGCGATGCTATGGCGCCAGCGACGTTCCGCTGAGCCGACAGGGCAGGGCCGATGCCATTGCGCTGGCGGCGGTGCTTGCCGAGCGGAGGCCCGACTGGGTGGTGCATAGCGGGCTGGCCCGGACGCGCATCCTTGCCGAGCGGATCGCACGGGCCTGTGGCTGTCCTGTGGCGGAGGATCGCGGCTGGCGCGAACGCGATTTCGGCAGCTGGGAGGGGCAGCGATGGACCGCCATCTATCGCGCGACCGGCAATGCCATGGACGGCATGATCGACGCGCCCGACCGCTTTCGCCCCGGCGGCGGGGAAACGACGTTCGATCTGGCCGACCGGGTGGCCCTTGCCCGGCTGCGCCTGCCCGACGGGCGTGGGATCGTCGTCACCCATGGCGGGCCGATCGCCGCCCTGATCGGCCGCGATCGGGGCGCACCGGCCGCCGACTGGCCCGCGCTGGTCCCGCCCTGTGGCGGATCGGTCGTCATGCCGGGGGAGTGGCGCGCCCGGCAGGATTCGAACCTGCGGCCCCAAGCTTAG
- a CDS encoding ABC transporter ATP-binding protein produces MSMLAAEQLSLSLGGRAILRDVSATFRPGEVTALLGPNGAGKSTLLACLAGLRQPDGGQVLVNGQPRAALSRRELGRRIGLLPQVADVHWDVDVATLVALGRYPHRARWGETAADRAAVVRAMAATDVTQFAGRPVSALSGGERARVLLARVLAGEPEWLLADEPLANLDPAHQHDALECLRAVAGAGAGVVVVLHDLNHALRIADRVVLMADGVVVAQGDADAVLTPDRIRATYGVRVERAVTASGQPVIVATGRAGTG; encoded by the coding sequence ATGAGCATGCTTGCGGCGGAACAATTGAGCCTGTCGCTGGGCGGCCGCGCGATCCTGCGCGATGTTAGTGCGACGTTCCGGCCGGGCGAGGTGACGGCGCTGCTTGGTCCGAACGGGGCGGGCAAATCGACGCTGCTCGCCTGTCTGGCCGGGCTGCGGCAGCCCGATGGCGGGCAGGTGCTGGTGAACGGTCAGCCGCGCGCTGCCCTGTCGCGGCGGGAGCTGGGCCGTCGCATCGGCCTGTTGCCGCAGGTGGCGGACGTGCACTGGGACGTGGATGTGGCGACGCTGGTCGCGCTTGGCCGCTATCCGCACCGCGCGCGCTGGGGCGAGACGGCGGCCGACCGGGCGGCCGTGGTGCGGGCGATGGCCGCAACCGATGTGACGCAGTTCGCCGGTCGCCCCGTATCCGCCCTGTCCGGCGGCGAACGGGCGCGGGTACTGCTCGCCCGCGTGCTGGCGGGGGAGCCGGAATGGCTGCTGGCAGATGAGCCGCTCGCCAATCTGGATCCCGCGCATCAGCATGACGCGCTGGAATGCCTGCGCGCCGTGGCGGGGGCGGGTGCGGGGGTCGTCGTCGTGCTGCACGATCTCAATCACGCGCTGCGCATTGCCGACCGGGTCGTGCTGATGGCAGACGGCGTGGTCGTGGCACAGGGGGACGCCGATGCCGTGCTGACGCCGGATCGCATCCGCGCGACCTATGGCGTCAGGGTGGAGCGTGCCGTGACGGCCAGCGGTCAACCGGTGATCGTGGCGACGGGCCGGGCCGGCACTGGATGA
- a CDS encoding adenosylcobinamide-GDP ribazoletransferase: protein MGMACPWWAPPVLAVQFLTRIPVPGTDRLTGDQVAAGLVRAVGWFPLVGALIGVMTAAIAIAADSLWPAPVAVALALIVEARVTGAFHEDAVADFCDAFGGGMTVEDIRRIMKDSRIGSYGAVGLILAIGLRAVLMLAALQGMTPALAAAVIVAAAGFGRLVVVMLMAMIAPAPGGTGLAKDVASGVGAPILLTALVTAIPGLAALVLWMPGQFLAAVAAAGLFLIWFRAMLLRRIGGSTGDCLGFAAYAGQLILLLAATAG from the coding sequence ATGGGCATGGCCTGCCCCTGGTGGGCGCCGCCCGTGCTGGCGGTCCAGTTCCTGACACGGATCCCGGTGCCGGGCACCGACCGGCTGACCGGGGATCAGGTGGCGGCCGGGCTGGTCCGGGCAGTCGGATGGTTTCCGCTGGTCGGCGCGCTGATCGGCGTGATGACGGCGGCCATCGCGATTGCCGCCGACAGCCTGTGGCCCGCACCGGTGGCTGTGGCGCTGGCGCTGATCGTCGAGGCGCGGGTGACCGGCGCGTTTCACGAGGATGCGGTGGCCGATTTCTGCGATGCCTTTGGCGGCGGCATGACCGTCGAGGATATCCGCCGGATTATGAAGGACAGCCGCATCGGCAGCTATGGCGCGGTCGGCCTGATCCTGGCGATCGGTCTGCGCGCTGTCCTGATGCTCGCCGCGCTGCAGGGCATGACGCCCGCACTTGCGGCAGCCGTCATCGTTGCGGCGGCCGGGTTCGGGCGGCTGGTGGTCGTCATGCTGATGGCCATGATTGCCCCGGCACCGGGCGGCACTGGCCTTGCCAAGGATGTGGCGTCCGGGGTCGGCGCGCCCATTCTGTTGACTGCGCTGGTCACGGCAATCCCCGGCCTGGCCGCGCTTGTCCTGTGGATGCCGGGGCAGTTTCTGGCGGCGGTTGCGGCGGCGGGGCTGTTCCTCATCTGGTTCCGCGCGATGCTGCTGCGCCGGATTGGCGGCAGTACGGGCGATTGCCTGGGCTTTGCCGCCTATGCCGGTCAGCTGATCCTGTTGCTGGCGGCGACGGCGGGTTGA
- a CDS encoding cobyric acid synthase — protein sequence MGALMLQGTGSDVGKSVLVAGLCRLFANRGLTIRPFKPQNMSNNAAVASNPLGGPDGEIGRAQALQALACRTPPTTDMNPVLIKPQSDIGAQVVIHGRVAGGLGAADYARRRDHWMDAILESWRRLRAQADLVIVEGAGSPAETNLRAGDVANMGFARAAGVPVVLVGDIDRGGVIASLVGTKAVLDPDDAAMIRGFLINKFRGDVRLFDAGYAEVARRTGWPGLGVVPWLAAVRDLPAEDAVALDHTDAASGGVTIAVPMLSRIANFDDFDPLANEPGVRLIMVPPGKPIPAEAAMIILPGTKATIADLGFLRAQGWDIDIAAHVRRGGMLMGICGGYQMLGQMIADPDGVEGPPETVAGLGYLPVATHLTADKRVIDVTGTSIGDDAPFSGYEIHVGRTEPAGTVRPLLRLADGQTDGCISADGRIAGCYIHRLFDHPAQRAAWLARIGTASDGVLQSDRVDRALDALAEQLAVHLNTEQILAIARSMP from the coding sequence ATGGGCGCGCTGATGCTGCAGGGGACCGGGTCGGATGTCGGCAAGTCGGTGCTGGTCGCCGGTCTGTGCCGCCTGTTTGCCAATCGCGGTCTGACCATCCGGCCGTTCAAGCCGCAGAACATGTCGAACAATGCCGCCGTCGCCAGCAACCCGCTGGGCGGGCCGGATGGCGAGATCGGCCGGGCACAGGCGCTGCAGGCGCTGGCCTGTCGCACGCCGCCGACGACGGACATGAACCCGGTGCTGATCAAGCCGCAATCGGATATCGGCGCACAGGTCGTGATCCATGGCCGCGTCGCCGGAGGATTGGGCGCTGCCGATTATGCCCGCCGCCGCGACCATTGGATGGACGCCATCCTGGAATCGTGGCGACGGCTGAGGGCGCAGGCCGACCTGGTAATCGTCGAAGGGGCGGGCAGCCCGGCCGAAACCAATCTGCGCGCAGGCGATGTTGCCAATATGGGGTTCGCGCGTGCGGCAGGTGTGCCGGTGGTGCTGGTGGGCGATATCGACCGGGGCGGGGTGATCGCGTCGCTGGTCGGGACCAAAGCCGTGCTGGACCCGGACGATGCGGCGATGATCCGGGGGTTCCTGATCAACAAGTTTCGCGGCGACGTGCGCCTGTTCGATGCCGGATATGCCGAGGTTGCGCGGCGGACGGGCTGGCCGGGGCTGGGCGTCGTGCCGTGGCTGGCGGCGGTGCGCGACCTGCCCGCCGAGGACGCAGTGGCGCTGGATCATACCGATGCCGCGTCCGGCGGGGTTACCATCGCGGTGCCGATGCTGTCGCGCATCGCCAATTTCGATGATTTCGACCCGCTGGCGAACGAGCCTGGCGTGCGGCTGATCATGGTGCCGCCGGGCAAGCCGATCCCGGCCGAGGCGGCAATGATCATCCTGCCCGGCACCAAGGCGACGATTGCCGACCTTGGTTTTCTGCGCGCGCAGGGATGGGACATCGACATTGCGGCGCATGTCCGGCGCGGCGGGATGCTGATGGGCATTTGCGGCGGCTATCAGATGCTGGGCCAGATGATCGCCGATCCGGACGGGGTCGAAGGGCCGCCGGAAACCGTCGCCGGGCTGGGCTATCTGCCCGTGGCCACGCATCTGACCGCAGACAAGCGGGTGATCGATGTGACGGGCACCAGCATCGGGGATGACGCCCCCTTTTCCGGGTATGAAATCCATGTCGGGCGAACGGAGCCGGCCGGCACGGTCCGGCCGCTGCTGCGGCTTGCCGATGGTCAGACGGATGGTTGCATTTCCGCCGACGGGCGCATTGCGGGCTGTTACATCCACCGCCTGTTCGATCATCCGGCGCAGCGCGCGGCGTGGCTGGCGCGGATCGGCACGGCATCGGACGGCGTGCTTCAGTCCGACCGGGTGGACCGCGCGCTGGACGCGCTGGCCGAACAGCTTGCCGTGCATCTGAATACCGAACAGATTCTTGCCATTGCGAGGTCCATGCCATGA
- a CDS encoding TM2 domain-containing protein has translation MTNTPEPAMLPVDKREAAAMRGKILAFDYDRGEGFISGDDGVRYRFVPSQWRMQAHPVNGQTVDFEIADGMAHSIFAIASDNLLAGEKNKYIAAILAFFLGIFGAHKFYLGRIGTGVIMLLCGTIGWLLVVPGIAVSLIAFIEFIIYLAISEDDWQRKYVQGDKAWF, from the coding sequence TTGACTAACACACCTGAACCGGCAATGCTGCCGGTCGACAAACGGGAGGCGGCGGCGATGCGCGGCAAGATACTGGCGTTCGATTATGACCGGGGCGAAGGGTTCATCAGCGGCGACGATGGCGTGCGCTATCGGTTTGTCCCGTCCCAGTGGCGGATGCAGGCGCATCCGGTGAACGGCCAGACGGTGGATTTCGAAATCGCCGACGGCATGGCGCATTCGATCTTTGCCATCGCGTCGGATAATCTGCTGGCGGGTGAAAAGAACAAATATATCGCCGCGATCCTCGCCTTTTTCCTTGGTATTTTCGGCGCCCACAAATTCTATCTTGGCCGGATCGGCACTGGCGTCATCATGCTGTTGTGCGGCACCATCGGCTGGCTTCTGGTCGTGCCGGGCATTGCCGTCTCGCTGATCGCGTTCATCGAATTCATCATCTATCTGGCGATTTCAGAGGACGACTGGCAACGCAAATATGTTCAGGGGGACAAGGCCTGGTTCTGA
- a CDS encoding iron ABC transporter permease yields MRAVRLNLALIAGILLAMLVSLIAGKVWIPLDAWAAGDPRWPIIAELRLPRTMLAGLVGAGLGISGAVMQGYLRNPLADPGLFGVSAGAALGAVLSLYFGYAASAWLLPGFALTGAALTMALLALIVGRSGSVTVFTLAGVIVSSIAGSLTALAISLAPTPFATSQIVTWLMGALTDRSWNDVWLALPLIGLGIALLALTARTLDALTLGESAARSMGVEPLRLQLLVVIGVALCVGASVATAGVIGFVGLIVPHIVRPFVGNRPSAVLLPAALAGALLLIVADSLVRAMPTVSELRLGIAMSMLGGPFFLILLVRMRRRLA; encoded by the coding sequence ATGCGTGCGGTCCGGCTCAATCTGGCGCTGATCGCCGGGATCCTGCTGGCCATGCTGGTATCGCTGATCGCGGGCAAGGTCTGGATCCCGCTCGACGCCTGGGCCGCGGGCGATCCGCGCTGGCCGATCATTGCCGAACTGCGCCTGCCGCGCACGATGCTGGCCGGACTGGTCGGGGCGGGGCTGGGTATTTCCGGGGCGGTGATGCAGGGATATCTGCGCAATCCGCTGGCCGATCCCGGACTGTTCGGCGTGTCGGCGGGCGCGGCGCTGGGTGCCGTCCTGTCGCTCTATTTCGGCTATGCAGCCTCCGCCTGGCTGTTGCCGGGCTTTGCGCTGACCGGCGCTGCACTGACCATGGCGCTGCTCGCGCTGATCGTCGGGCGGTCGGGCAGCGTCACGGTGTTCACGCTGGCGGGCGTGATCGTGTCCAGCATTGCCGGATCGCTGACCGCGCTGGCGATCAGCCTGGCCCCGACGCCGTTCGCCACGTCGCAGATCGTCACCTGGCTGATGGGTGCGCTGACCGATCGCAGCTGGAACGATGTCTGGCTGGCCCTGCCGCTGATCGGGCTGGGCATCGCGCTGCTTGCCCTGACCGCGCGGACGCTGGATGCGCTGACGCTTGGCGAAAGCGCAGCGCGGTCAATGGGGGTAGAGCCGCTCCGCCTGCAATTGCTGGTCGTGATCGGCGTTGCGCTGTGCGTCGGGGCGTCGGTGGCGACGGCGGGGGTGATCGGCTTTGTCGGCCTGATCGTGCCGCATATCGTAAGGCCGTTCGTCGGCAACCGGCCATCGGCGGTGCTGCTGCCCGCGGCGCTGGCGGGGGCGTTGCTGCTGATCGTTGCCGACAGCCTGGTGCGGGCGATGCCGACGGTCAGCGAACTGCGCCTGGGCATCGCCATGTCGATGCTGGGCGGCCCGTTCTTCCTGATCCTGTTGGTCCGGATGCGGCGGAGGCTCGCATGA
- the cbiB gene encoding adenosylcobinamide-phosphate synthase CbiB, producing MIARPEQLLIALIGEAAVGYPAALFAAIGHPVTWMGAGIGVLDRGWNRGGPARRRAAGVAVMLLLIAVAAGAGWAVEMIAGGGWGVAVVILIATTGLAQRSLDDHVRAVARPLLAGNLSGARLAVGRIVGRDTDALDERGVALAATESLAESLCDGVVAPALWFLIAGLPGLLVCKAINTADSMIGHRDDRYRWFGWAAARLDDGVNWVPARLSGLLVAVAGGGGIAVMLRDARRHASPNGGWPEAAMAGALHRRLGGPVRYDGEMADRAWLGDGPLPDAADLGRALRIYRRACLLLWLMVGVVAWAR from the coding sequence ATGATCGCGCGGCCGGAACAGCTGCTGATCGCGCTGATCGGAGAGGCGGCGGTCGGCTATCCCGCCGCGCTGTTTGCCGCCATCGGCCACCCCGTGACCTGGATGGGCGCGGGGATCGGCGTGCTGGATCGCGGGTGGAACCGGGGTGGTCCGGCGCGTCGCCGGGCGGCGGGGGTGGCGGTGATGCTGTTGCTGATCGCGGTGGCGGCGGGCGCTGGCTGGGCGGTCGAGATGATTGCTGGCGGGGGATGGGGCGTTGCTGTTGTGATCCTGATCGCCACCACCGGGCTGGCCCAGCGCAGCCTGGACGATCATGTCCGGGCGGTGGCGCGGCCCTTGCTGGCGGGGAATCTGTCCGGTGCGCGGCTGGCGGTCGGCCGGATCGTCGGGCGGGATACCGATGCGCTGGACGAGCGGGGCGTTGCACTGGCCGCAACCGAAAGCCTGGCCGAAAGCCTGTGCGACGGGGTGGTGGCGCCTGCCCTGTGGTTCCTGATCGCGGGATTGCCGGGTCTGCTGGTGTGCAAGGCCATCAATACGGCGGATTCGATGATCGGGCACCGGGATGATCGCTATCGCTGGTTCGGCTGGGCCGCGGCGCGGCTGGACGATGGGGTCAACTGGGTCCCTGCGCGTCTGTCCGGCCTGCTGGTCGCGGTGGCGGGCGGGGGCGGGATTGCGGTGATGCTGCGCGATGCGCGCCGCCACGCATCCCCCAATGGCGGCTGGCCGGAGGCGGCGATGGCGGGCGCGCTGCACCGTCGGCTGGGCGGGCCGGTGCGCTATGATGGCGAGATGGCGGATCGGGCCTGGCTGGGGGATGGGCCGCTGCCCGATGCCGCCGATCTGGGCCGGGCGCTGCGGATCTATCGCCGGGCGTGCCTGCTGTTATGGCTGATGGTCGGGGTGGTCGCATGGGCGCGCTGA
- the cobT gene encoding nicotinate-nucleotide--dimethylbenzimidazole phosphoribosyltransferase translates to MIDAAAVREHLDALAKPQRSLGRLEDLAVRLAVVQQRLDPVTHPRRIVLFAGDHGVVAQGVTAWPQAVTGLMVETIRAGRATSSALAAAQRCDLRLVDVGVAMPPAPPHPDFYHQASIAPGTADLVIGPAMTVDQFDAAWAVGAEEARRAHADGHVVLIAGEMGIGNTTPAACLTALLADAPPEQAVGRGAGADDAILATKARVVADAVARASAQFPDEPRAAIASIAGFEIAAMAGFFAQGAAQGSTLLLDGYVATAGALVAETLAPGTRDAMIAAHRSAEPGHAAALARLGIEPLLDWQMRLGEGTGALVALPLIDSAAALLRDVALLSDLGV, encoded by the coding sequence ATGATCGATGCCGCCGCCGTCCGGGAACATCTGGACGCCCTTGCCAAACCGCAGCGCAGCCTGGGCCGGCTGGAGGACCTGGCCGTCCGCCTTGCCGTGGTTCAGCAGCGGCTGGACCCGGTAACGCACCCGCGCCGCATCGTCCTGTTCGCCGGCGATCATGGCGTGGTGGCACAGGGGGTGACGGCGTGGCCGCAGGCGGTCACCGGCCTGATGGTCGAAACCATCCGCGCGGGCCGCGCCACCAGTTCGGCACTGGCCGCGGCGCAGCGATGCGACCTGCGGCTGGTCGATGTCGGCGTGGCAATGCCGCCAGCGCCGCCGCATCCCGATTTCTATCATCAGGCCAGCATCGCGCCCGGCACCGCCGACCTGGTCATCGGCCCGGCCATGACGGTGGATCAGTTCGACGCGGCATGGGCGGTGGGGGCAGAGGAGGCGCGGCGCGCCCATGCCGATGGCCATGTCGTGCTGATCGCCGGGGAAATGGGCATCGGCAACACGACGCCCGCCGCGTGCCTGACCGCGCTGTTGGCCGATGCGCCGCCGGAACAGGCGGTCGGGCGGGGGGCGGGCGCCGATGACGCCATACTGGCGACAAAGGCCCGCGTGGTGGCCGACGCCGTTGCCCGCGCATCGGCACAGTTCCCCGACGAACCCCGCGCGGCCATCGCCAGCATCGCCGGGTTCGAAATAGCCGCCATGGCCGGATTCTTCGCGCAAGGGGCGGCACAGGGATCGACCCTGTTGCTGGACGGATATGTCGCAACGGCTGGCGCGCTGGTTGCCGAAACGCTCGCCCCCGGCACGCGCGATGCGATGATCGCGGCGCACCGGTCGGCAGAGCCGGGCCATGCCGCGGCGCTGGCCCGGCTTGGCATTGAACCGCTGCTCGACTGGCAGATGCGGCTGGGCGAGGGGACGGGCGCGCTGGTCGCTTTGCCGCTGATCGACAGTGCGGCTGCGTTGCTGCGCGACGTGGCGCTGCTTTCCGATCTGGGTGTCTGA
- a CDS encoding queuosine precursor transporter: MSIRSESGPRHVAAGAVSSGQFRYFDFVMAAFCVVLVLSNVIGAAKLAQLGGFVFGAGILFFPVSYVLGDVLTEVYGYARARRCIWAGFAALVFMAVMSWVVVSLPPADGWEGQAAYEAVFGQVWRIVIASITAFWAGEFVNSFVLAKMKLATGGKYLWTRTIGSTVVGQGVDSLIFYPIAFLGIWSNEQVLTVMVTNWALKVAWEAALTPVTYLVVGKLKQAEGVDLFDQDTNFTPFSAKV; the protein is encoded by the coding sequence ATGAGCATCAGGTCAGAATCAGGTCCGCGTCACGTCGCGGCGGGCGCGGTATCGAGCGGGCAGTTCCGCTATTTCGATTTCGTCATGGCCGCGTTCTGCGTCGTTCTGGTGCTGTCCAACGTCATTGGCGCGGCAAAGCTGGCGCAGCTTGGCGGGTTCGTGTTCGGGGCCGGCATCCTGTTCTTTCCGGTCAGCTATGTGCTGGGCGACGTGCTGACCGAGGTATATGGCTATGCCCGCGCGCGGCGATGCATCTGGGCCGGGTTTGCGGCGCTGGTGTTCATGGCGGTGATGAGCTGGGTTGTGGTCAGCCTGCCCCCCGCCGACGGGTGGGAGGGGCAGGCGGCCTATGAGGCCGTGTTCGGACAGGTGTGGCGCATCGTCATCGCCTCCATCACCGCATTCTGGGCGGGCGAGTTCGTCAATTCCTTTGTCCTGGCCAAGATGAAACTTGCCACCGGGGGCAAGTATCTGTGGACGCGCACCATCGGATCAACCGTGGTGGGGCAGGGCGTCGACAGCCTGATCTTCTATCCGATCGCGTTCCTCGGCATCTGGTCCAACGAACAGGTGCTGACCGTGATGGTCACCAACTGGGCGCTGAAAGTGGCGTGGGAAGCGGCGCTGACCCCGGTGACCTATCTGGTGGTCGGCAAGCTGAAACAGGCCGAGGGGGTCGACCTGTTCGATCAGGATACGAACTTCACGCCGTTCAGCGCCAAGGTGTAG